The sequence agcAATCTACCTCTTTACTCTGATTGGAAATTTAGGACTGGTTGTATTGGTCATTGAGGATTCTCGGCTTCACATCCCCATGTACTATTTTCTGAGTGTGTTATCATTCTTGGATGCCTGCTATTCATCACCTGTTACCCCAAATATGTTAGTAGATTTTATGTCAAAGAATAAATCCATTTCATTCCCTGGATGTGCAACACAAATGTTTCTTGATATTACTTTTGGGACCACAGAATGCTTTCTCTTGGCGGCAATGGCATATGATCGCTATGTAGCAATCTATAACCCACTTCTCTACTCAGTTAACATGTCACCCAGAGTCTATGTGCCACTCATCACTGCTTCTTATGTTGGTGGTATTGCGCATGTTACTTTACACACAGTAGGAACATTTAGCCTCTCCTTCTGTGCATCCAACGAGATCAGACATGTCTTTTGTGAAATCCCTCCACTCCTTGCTATCTCCTGTTCTGACACTCACATCAACCAGCTTCTACTCTTCTACGCTGTGGGTTCTATTGAGATATTCACCGTTCTGATTGTTCTGATCTCTTATGGTTTAATTTTGTTGGCCATTCTGAAGATACGTTCTGCTGAAGGAAGGCGAAAAGTGTTTTCCACTTGTGGCTCTCACCTAACTGGAGTGTCAATTTACCATGGAACAATCCTcttcatgtatatgagaccaagttcCAGATATGATTTGGACCATGACATGATAGTGTCTATATTCTACACCATTGTGATTCCCATGCTGAATCCCATCatctacagtttgaggaacaaagatgtaaaagaagcaATAAAAATAGTGTTTGGGAAAAATTGGTTTATCAATAAAGTATATTTTTAGCacgaaaaatatattttaaaaaagtcaagATTCATGGCCTGTGTCTCAATATGAAGAAGatatgaaaaaatgaaattttagttTCAGTTTATTGGTGCTCTTCTATTCTTCttgaatattttgaaataaaggtAATAGTCAACCCTTAAACTCTGCTATTTTAACTCGTACAGAAAAACCATGCCATCAATTTGCTTCTTACTTCGTTCAAGctgatacatgtatgtatgtgtaggtGTGTATGGGTGTATATTTTGAGAATGAATGTGTAAATGTATAGTTAACTAATAACACAAACTACCAGTGAAACATTGTGTATTAGAGTTACCTCTGGTTAAGAAGACACTGGGTGCATAATggtaaaaggtcggtggtttgaatccacccagatggCCCTCTGAAGATCTTCTGAAAGAAGACAATCACTGAAAACAACAtggagggcatttctactctcacacacacggggccaccattAGTCTGAATTAGCTGGATGGAGACTTGAATTAGATGTTAGGAAgacaaaaattaagaaagaatAGTTGTGTCCTGAGCTAAGGGAGTAGAAATTTTAGAGAATGAGATGAAATTTGTCACGGTTTCTTTGTCAaagttaaaataatattaaacattGATTGCAGCACTGGAAATAAAATTCTGATCTTCAATTTCAGCATGAATATTGCAATCATTCATTCTATCAGTCAGTGAGTTAGTTATCAAATATCTTATGGACAcgtcgctatagggtcactatgagttggaatcaactcgacagcagtgggtttgattttggtttgggtgTGTACTCTATCCTTTGTATGATTTTAGAAGCTTgtaataaaaaggtaaaatatttgGACATACCCTTTCCTCTTGCAAAGGTTATAGGCTAGAAAATGTCACAGAGTGAGAAAAAATTGTTATTGGTATTTAATTGCaagatttatactttttttttttaaagaatattgtaggctgatttgaaaaaaatacattttccacTCAAATCAGTTcaataaaaaagctagaaatgataccAGGTATGATTTGTAATTTAATAATTATAGTAAAACCTTGATATTCAGCCTGTTCACAAAACTC comes from Elephas maximus indicus isolate mEleMax1 chromosome 7, mEleMax1 primary haplotype, whole genome shotgun sequence and encodes:
- the LOC126079453 gene encoding olfactory receptor 1094-like; amino-acid sequence: MKNDTEVTTFALKGFTDNLELQVTLFFLFLAIYLFTLIGNLGLVVLVIEDSRLHIPMYYFLSVLSFLDACYSSPVTPNMLVDFMSKNKSISFPGCATQMFLDITFGTTECFLLAAMAYDRYVAIYNPLLYSVNMSPRVYVPLITASYVGGIAHVTLHTVGTFSLSFCASNEIRHVFCEIPPLLAISCSDTHINQLLLFYAVGSIEIFTVLIVLISYGLILLAILKIRSAEGRRKVFSTCGSHLTGVSIYHGTILFMYMRPSSRYDLDHDMIVSIFYTIVIPMLNPIIYSLRNKDVKEAIKIVFGKNWFINKVYF